In Aminiphilus circumscriptus DSM 16581, the sequence CGCTGCATCCTTTCTGCGTCACACCCCGATGCGAGGCGCCCTTCTTTGTTCACCACCGAAGAAGCGTCACGCCGAAAATATCCCGCAGAGACAGGAACAGCCCGAGCAGCACAAGAACGGTCTCTAAAGAAAATGCATCTTTCCCGCGCCAAGTTTTTGGAAAAAAGCCTGCTCCACCGCCTCTTTGGCGTACTCCTCGAGGAGCGTGCACGAAACGCACCGGGCGGCACCATGGAAGTAAGAGTAGACCATGATGGTCGTTCCTTTCGCGCCCCTTCCGGACGCCTTCACCGTCTCCGTCTTTCCCGCTTCCGTCGTCCCGGACTGCCGCGCTCCTCCGAGCCCCCACCAGGCCAGGCTTGCCGCGAGAAAGAGCACCAAAACTCTCGTGATCCACCGCCGCATTTGTCGTGTTCATGAATGTCGAATTCCTCCGTCGTATTGCGGTAACACTCCAGGCAACCTCTGCATAACGCCACACCGGCCTCGACTCGCGTCGCGCTCTGTGAGGCCTTCGCAAAACCAACGTGGCCTTATGCAAAGGGAATCTCTGAAAAGGCTGCGTCAGCCCCGCAGGGCGCCTCGCAGAGCCTGATGCGACCCGAGTCAAGGGAAAGCGAAAGGCCTTTATTCAGAGCTTCCAAAGGTTTCTTGGGTTTGCGTTTCTCGGAAGTCAGTTTTTTGCCGCCAGAGGTCACCCTGCCTCCAGCAAAAACGGCGCCGGCGTGTTTCATCTTCCGGAGCCATCCTTTCTAGACAATAAGCGGGATTATGTGGTAATCTTAGCACATAAAAAGCACTTCCTCTTTCGGTATTTATGCCGAGAACCCCCGGTGCTTTTCCGTTTTTTCCGACGCTTCGGAGAAATCGACGCCCTTCCTTTTCCGGAAGTGCCCGTCAAAATCCACTTCCGAAACGATCCGAAAGAAACAGCCGTCGCTCCCGGAAACGAAAGGCAGGTGGTCGTCCATGAAACGCCTCCGCATCACCTCCGAGTACTGGCTCGAAAACGTTCAGCGCCACGGAGGAGATTTCCGTCTCGAATGGGAGACCTTCATCTCGGGGTGATGAATGGCCTTCAAAGGCCCGGTGGGCCTTTTCGGAAAACCGGAGAACATCGAGGGATACGAACCTTTCGCCGTGGAAAACACCGAGAAGACGGTCTGCTGGATCTCTGAAAAGGTTCTCGCCGCCTTTGCCGCATCTCCGGAGGAAGAACACCTCTTTTTCGTCGAGGGTACTGGGCGCCTCCGCCTTCGTTTCGTCGAACCGGGCACCCCCTGACGGTGAGGAGCGGCACGCCTCGAAATCGTCCCGAGAGATTCCCCTCTTCGCTGCGCGGAAAGGGGAGCCGCTTTTGTTTGCCTGCACAGGACAGACCATACGGTGCATGGGTACCGCGAGGACTGAACAGCCGGAACTCAGGCGGACAAAACGCCGAAAAGCCACCCGGCGATCGCGGAGAGCACTACCACGATGCTCACGTAGGCGGCGGTCATCTTCGTGCCGATGACGCTCCGGATGACGAGCATGTTCGGCAGAGAGAGCGCTGGTCCCGCGAGGAGCAGCGCCAGAGCGGGCCCCTTGCCCATGCCTGCGCCGAGGAGCCCCTGGAGAATGGGCACTTCCGTAAGCGTGGCAAAGTACATGAACGCTCCGGAGAGAGCGGCGAAGAAGTTCGCGAAAAGACTGTTTCCCCCCACGAGAGCACTCACCCAGGCGCTCGGAATGAGCGCCTCATGTCCTGGGCGCCCGAGGAGGAATCCCGCCACGAGAACACCGCCGAAGAGCAGGGGCATGACCTGGAGCGCATAGCCCCACGTGGAGGCGAACCACTCCTGCCGCTCCTCCGCCTTGAACCAGAAAGCGGAGGCAAGAACGGTGAAAGCCAGCGCCGCCCCCGCTACATGCCACTTGACGGCGTACACGGAAGCCCAGAAACTCTCCGGCACCTTCGGCGCGGCCCAGTTGGCGAAGACGAGAAACGTCACCATGCCCGCCATGTGCAAACTCGTCTTCCAGAGTGGACGCCCCTCTTCCTCGGGGAGCTGTGCAAACCCCTTCTGGCGGCTCTCTTCGGTGTTGCGGAAAAAGAAGGCCATGAGAAGTCCCACCACCACGCTGAAGAGGACGGCCCCAACGGCTCGGGCAATGCCGAGTTCCGCCCCCAGTACCCGGGCCGTGAGGATGATCGCCAGGGCGTTGATGGCCGGACCGGAATAGAGAAACGCCACGGCGGGACCAAGCCCGGCGCCACGCTTGTAGATCCCCGCGAAGAGGGGCAGCACCGTGCAGGAACAGACCGCGAGGATCGTTCCCGACACGGCGGCCACCGAATAGGCGACGGCCTTTTTCGCCTCCGCTCCCAGGTACTTCATCACCGCCTGCTGGCTCACAAAGACCGAGATGGCCCCGGCGATGAAGAACGCCGGAACCAGACAGAGAAGGACATGTTCCCGGGCGTACTCGTGCATCATGGCCAGGGACTCGACCACCGAACCGGCGATGCGTCCGCTCTCGGCGGGGAGGTAATAGAACACCAGGAAGAACCCCAGAATCCAGAGGAATTTCTGTCGATCACTCATCGGTCGTCACCTCGAGCAGGAAACCTCGTCTATGTGGCGAAAATCGCACATAATCTTCCGAAAAAACTCCCCGACATGCGCCGGGGAGTTTTTCTTTCCTTGGCCCCTTGGACTTGATCCGTTCGAAGGGACCTTCGAACGAAAACACGAAGAAGCACTTCCGAAACAGGGCGCGTCGAGCGTCAGCCCGACCTGTCCCCGATCCCGCTAGGTCATCTTTGAAAGGAGTGCCTTGGTCTCCTCGACGGAAAGAACCTTGCCTGCAGCAAGAACCTTGCCGTCCACGGCGAGCCCCGGCGTGGCCATCACGCCGAAGTCCATGATCTTGTCGATCTCCGTCACTTTTTCGATCTCAAAATCCAACCCCAACTGCGTCGCCGCTTCCGAGGCAACTTCTGCGAGTTTTTTACATTTGGGGCAACCGATACCGAGAATCTGGATCCTCATGAGCGCAAATCCTCCCTCATTTTTCGTCCGCTCTTTCCTTCGCAGAATTTCCGCGGAACACTTTCGCGAGCGGTTTCTTCATGCGTCCCCACGAACACAGAGGAGGCATTTCTTCTCTCCAACAGGGGACATGCCGCGTCCTCCGACCCGTTTCCGCCCGCCGGTGCATCCCCGCAGGAAAGAACCGACGTCAGGCAGTACATGCGCATGCGACAGAAGACGTTGAGCCCTTCTCTGCGATCCTCGATGATGTCCAGCATGCGAAGAATGGACAAACGCTTGCTGATGGTGGTCCGCTCGCAGGAAAAGGCGCCGGCGATATCGGAGACGCATCGCTCTCCCCCGAGCGCAACTCCACGATGACGAAACGAACCGGATGAGAGAGTCCCTTGAAGATGCCAGCCTTCTTCCGTCGGCGGGCCATCCGCATGCCCCTTTTTTGTGGTTATATTGCCACTAAAGAACTAACTTGTCAATTCTCCTGCCAGGTCTGAAGAATCAGTTCGAGGTGTTCCCTCGAAATGCACCGTGTCCCCAGCCTGCGAGCAGACCGGGGACACGGTGAAACGAAAGAGCGCTCTCCAGCGGATACATCGGTTCCCGACGGGAACGGTCAGGCGGTCTCGGGCATGCTTTCGAAGGGCGATTTTGAGAAGGCAAGCCGGAAGCGACCCACGGTCTGCACGGTGAAAAGAGAGTCCCCCTCCGGCATGGGACCCATCTTTTTCCAATTTTCCAACACGTCCTTGTGAATGCGGCAGGTCATCCCGCCGTCCCCCTCGATGGCGTACTCCTCGTACCCCTCCCCGCTCTCGGGAAGCCCCAGATAGGCTGCAGCACCCTTATCGACGGAACAGCATCCCATGATGATGTTCCTCCATCCAGTTATGTGCGTCAAGACGAATACGCCGAACCGGCTCCTGAAAAAAGCCGGTTCGGCGATGGGATTTCTTTCGAAAAATCCTCGGAAGGCGACTTTCTTCGAGCGGAAAAGCCTCAGTCTTTTCGGAGAGAATTCAGGAAGGGGCGAATGTCTTCCTCCGGAAGGGGGCGGCTGAACCAGAATCCCTGGATCACATCGCAGGAGGTGGTGGTGAAGCGCACCTGCTCCTCCGTCTCCACTCCCTCGGCGACGATCTGCAGGCCCAGCTCGCGGGCGAGCTGGATGATGGCCCAGACGATGAGTTCATTTTCCTTCTGTTCGTGCAGGTTTTGGATGAAGGAGCGGTCGATTTTCAGCGTATCCAGGGGAAGCGTCCGGAGATAGGTGAGCGAGGAATAGCCCGTTCCGAAATCATCCAGGGCAATCCGCACTCCGTGGGACTTGAGCACCCTGAGATTTTCAAGACTTGTCTCATAGGACGTGAGCAAGGCCGTCTCGGTAATCTCCACCTCGAGCGCCTCCGGAGGCAGTCCCGTCTCCTCAAGGATACGAAGCACTTCCAAGGCGAATCCCTCCTGCTGGATCTGCCGGGTGGAGAGGTTTACCGCCATGTGGTGCACCTCGCCTCCGTCAAGCAGTTCCCTGGCGAAACGACAGGCCCGACGCAGGGCGAACTCACCGAGGGGGAAGATGAGCCCGGAACTCTCCGCCACCGGAACGAACTCGCCGGGAGAGATCCATCCGAGTTCCGGGTCGTTCCACCGGAGCAGTGCCTCGAATCCGACCACACGCCTGGAGACGGCGGAGAAGAGGGGCTGGTAGTGCAGCGAGAGCAGCCCCTGCGAAACCGCGCTGCGGAGACGGCGCTCCAGATCGATCCTCCGGAGGAGATCCTGGCTGAGGCTTTCCTCGTAGAAGACCAGGTCCCCGCGGCATTCCGCCTTGGCCTTGTGCAGGGCCATGTCGGCCTTCTTGAGCAGTTCCCCCGGGTCCGTCCCGTCATCCGGAAAGAGCACCACGCCGGCGGTGAGGGAATAAAAATGCGATGTCCCCTCGTCGGCAAAGGGATCGGCAAAGGTTCCGAGCAGGCGCCGTGCGTAGGACTCGATCTCCTCCCGGGAATCCTCTCCTTCGCGGAGCACCAGGAACTCGTCGCCCCCCATGCGGGTCACCAAATCCTTTTCCGTGGAAACCGCGAGAAAACGCCTTGCCGCATCCTGGAGAACCCGATCTCCGCTGGCATGCCCCAGAGAGTCGTTCACGATACGGAAGTCGTCCACGTCGAGGAAAATCAGGGCACCTCTGGTTTCTCCGCTCCGAGCGCGTCGGAGCACCTCGTCGAGACGTTCCAGCAAAAGGCGTCGGTTCGGCAGATCCGTCAAGGCGTCGTAGTAGGCCATGCGGTGGATCTGTTCGTCCCGAAGCCGTTCTTCCGTGATGTCGAACAGAAAACCCATGACGCTCGTGACGTTTCCTTCCTGTCTGATCGGCGCGAGGATGTTGCGATAATGCCGGATCGTTCCGCTTCCGGGGTCCTTCGCCTGCACTTCGAAGTCCACCACGGTCCCGGCCCTCGCCTGGCGAAGTTTTTCCTCCCAGAGCTCCCCGGAACCCCGATCGCAATTCGCCTCCCCGTCTCTCTTGCCGAAAAGGTTCCCCCGCTTGGCGAGAGAAAGATCGTTCTGGAGGATGATCCGTCCCTCCATGTCATGGACCCAGAATTCGACGGGAAGATTGCGCACCAGCGCCTCCATGAGCGCACGATGCTGCTGGAGCCGCTCCTCCGCGTTGCGCCGATCCGAGATGTCTCTGACGATGCTCTGCATCGTGCCATCGGAAAGGCGCTTCGTCCGCATTTCCACCCAGAAGGACGTTCCATCCCGGCGAAGAAGCTTCCGTTCGTTCGTCACGGTGACGCCTCGTTGCAGCTCTTCCCTTTGCAACGGCTTCCGGCGCAGTTCCTCCGGGGGAAAAAGTTTTTCCACAGGACGTCCGAGCATCTCCTCCCGAGAGAAGCCCGTCCATGCCAGAATCTGGGCGTTCGCTTCCAGGACGCCCAAGTGTTCATCCGCCCGAACAATTCCGTCCACGGCCTCTTCGAAAAAGATCTGAAGCTGTTCCTCCCGCTCCCGGAGACGGCGTGTCGCGCTCCGCATGTCCTCATGCAGGGAGAGGAAACCCGCGAGCAGGCGTTCCGCCTCGGAACCGGGGCGATACTGCGCCACGGGAAGATCCGGCACCTTTTCGGGGTGGTTTCTGAGCTCGTCGATGGCGGCGGTGAGAGCGGCATAGCTCGAGAAGAGCGGCTTCAGCAGGCGCGCCGCCAGGGTGAGTCCTCCGCCGAGAAGGACGAGGGAAAGAAGGAGAACTTTTCCCATGAAAAGACGCAAATCCTTCTCCAGATCGGTCACGTACATACCCGTGCCGATATAGCAGGAAAGTTCCGGAATCCCCACCACATAGGAAATTTTCCGCTGCGGTTCCTCGGAATTCGGCGGTGGATATTCGTAGGAGACATAACCGCCGCCAGCCTTCGCTCTCTCGACGAGGGCCCGGATGATGAACACGCCCCTGGAATCCCGGAGTTCCGCCTGGTTCGTGCCCTCCTTGGCGCGTTCGTAGGGCTGCACGAGCATGGTACCGTCGTAGTCGCTCATGAAGACGTAATTGGGACCGAACACATCGTCGTAGGTCATGCGTCGGATAAGGTCCGTCACCTGACGGAGCGCCTCCTCCTTCGGCAACATACCCTGGTTGTACCGGGCAAGGATCGGCGCGATGGAACGGGAGGCCACCTGGACAATGCGCCGGATCTCGTTCCGACGCTGCTGCTCCAGGTTTTTCAACTGAGCGACGTACAGAAACACGAACAAGGCCGCCAGGGCGACCATCAGCGCGGTCACGGAGAAAATCAGGCGCGTTCTCGTGTCATCGAAGCGTCTCATTGAGAAGAGCATCTCCCGACTTCCTTCCCCTGGAGGACGAAATGATCCGTCGCCCACGATTTTTCGATGGAGTTTCCCGGCTCCATTATGGAACGTTCCCTCGCTTTTGACAATCATTACAACGGTCTAAGAAAGTGAAGCGGCCACACTTCATTTCCAGCCCAATCGAGGTTTCCGCCCCCGAGCACCGCGACTGCGACAGGAAACGTCGCCTGCAACGGGAAACGTTTCTGCACGGTTCTGTCATACTGCTTTATGACCATCTTTGTTTTCTAACAACACAAACAGACATACGCTTGAACGATTGCAGTTCTTCTTCTACACTGAGAGTGGAAACCCGTACATTTCCGGGAGAAACCGAGCCGGAAAAAACCCGCCCGGAAAGAGCCGAAGAGAGAGGGGGAAGAGTCATGCCATCGCTTTCGCG encodes:
- a CDS encoding permease, translated to MSDRQKFLWILGFFLVFYYLPAESGRIAGSVVESLAMMHEYAREHVLLCLVPAFFIAGAISVFVSQQAVMKYLGAEAKKAVAYSVAAVSGTILAVCSCTVLPLFAGIYKRGAGLGPAVAFLYSGPAINALAIILTARVLGAELGIARAVGAVLFSVVVGLLMAFFFRNTEESRQKGFAQLPEEEGRPLWKTSLHMAGMVTFLVFANWAAPKVPESFWASVYAVKWHVAGAALAFTVLASAFWFKAEERQEWFASTWGYALQVMPLLFGGVLVAGFLLGRPGHEALIPSAWVSALVGGNSLFANFFAALSGAFMYFATLTEVPILQGLLGAGMGKGPALALLLAGPALSLPNMLVIRSVIGTKMTAAYVSIVVVLSAIAGWLFGVLSA
- a CDS encoding thioredoxin family protein, translating into MRIQILGIGCPKCKKLAEVASEAATQLGLDFEIEKVTEIDKIMDFGVMATPGLAVDGKVLAAGKVLSVEETKALLSKMT
- a CDS encoding EAL domain-containing protein, with the translated sequence MRRFDDTRTRLIFSVTALMVALAALFVFLYVAQLKNLEQQRRNEIRRIVQVASRSIAPILARYNQGMLPKEEALRQVTDLIRRMTYDDVFGPNYVFMSDYDGTMLVQPYERAKEGTNQAELRDSRGVFIIRALVERAKAGGGYVSYEYPPPNSEEPQRKISYVVGIPELSCYIGTGMYVTDLEKDLRLFMGKVLLLSLVLLGGGLTLAARLLKPLFSSYAALTAAIDELRNHPEKVPDLPVAQYRPGSEAERLLAGFLSLHEDMRSATRRLREREEQLQIFFEEAVDGIVRADEHLGVLEANAQILAWTGFSREEMLGRPVEKLFPPEELRRKPLQREELQRGVTVTNERKLLRRDGTSFWVEMRTKRLSDGTMQSIVRDISDRRNAEERLQQHRALMEALVRNLPVEFWVHDMEGRIILQNDLSLAKRGNLFGKRDGEANCDRGSGELWEEKLRQARAGTVVDFEVQAKDPGSGTIRHYRNILAPIRQEGNVTSVMGFLFDITEERLRDEQIHRMAYYDALTDLPNRRLLLERLDEVLRRARSGETRGALIFLDVDDFRIVNDSLGHASGDRVLQDAARRFLAVSTEKDLVTRMGGDEFLVLREGEDSREEIESYARRLLGTFADPFADEGTSHFYSLTAGVVLFPDDGTDPGELLKKADMALHKAKAECRGDLVFYEESLSQDLLRRIDLERRLRSAVSQGLLSLHYQPLFSAVSRRVVGFEALLRWNDPELGWISPGEFVPVAESSGLIFPLGEFALRRACRFARELLDGGEVHHMAVNLSTRQIQQEGFALEVLRILEETGLPPEALEVEITETALLTSYETSLENLRVLKSHGVRIALDDFGTGYSSLTYLRTLPLDTLKIDRSFIQNLHEQKENELIVWAIIQLARELGLQIVAEGVETEEQVRFTTTSCDVIQGFWFSRPLPEEDIRPFLNSLRKD